Proteins encoded within one genomic window of Polaribacter sp. NJDZ03:
- a CDS encoding asparagine synthetase B family protein produces the protein MEITLKHNLGFSWYKNNTVSIKGYFYINDTFYEKEKALNLLSKITTTDKFKEVLNTINGVFTIIIKNKENIFIASDVTRTFPLFYTLQNKKLFLSDDIHYLKDTFNINDFDTTSEIDFKAANHTQGKKTLLKNVYQVQASEFLIVEKNHIVESDFFYSYAIEKESSDSYAILKNKAINAFENTFKRFIRSLNNRTAIIPLSGGFDSRLIAVMLKKHNYKNVICYTYGRKDSFEIKNSKKTAEVLGFKWLFIEYDSQIINNYLETNEFKEYAHFAGKLSSMPYLQEYFAVKHLKDNKVIPKNAIFIPGYAGDFLGGSQFLKVIPEKLEHNKIVDLIISKKYSNFKLTISNKKRIKKEVEKTLLDFDTNYLKKIPSSVFEDFDLKEKIAKYIFNSANFYTYFGFEHRFPFWDKELLDFFKKVPVKHKIMKTLYDDVLINEYFKSYNVHFEQELQPSEKNIYAQKIKNQIKPFLPTYIKQYLIQKNDWMNYKPITNQMFIVMDSNKLSVHKSSKNYNEIITQWYIYYSKNKIK, from the coding sequence ATGGAAATTACATTAAAACATAATTTAGGTTTTTCTTGGTATAAAAACAATACGGTTTCTATAAAAGGGTATTTTTATATAAATGATACGTTTTACGAAAAAGAAAAAGCCTTAAATCTACTTTCTAAAATAACAACGACAGATAAATTTAAAGAAGTTTTAAATACCATTAATGGTGTTTTTACTATCATTATTAAAAATAAAGAAAATATTTTTATAGCTTCTGATGTTACTAGGACCTTCCCTCTTTTTTATACACTTCAAAATAAAAAACTTTTTTTAAGTGATGATATTCATTATTTAAAAGACACCTTTAATATTAACGATTTTGATACCACTTCTGAAATAGATTTTAAGGCAGCAAACCACACTCAAGGAAAAAAAACATTACTAAAAAATGTTTATCAAGTTCAAGCAAGTGAGTTTCTAATCGTTGAAAAGAATCATATCGTTGAAAGTGATTTTTTTTATTCCTACGCTATAGAAAAAGAAAGTTCAGATTCTTATGCAATATTAAAAAACAAAGCTATAAATGCGTTTGAAAATACTTTTAAACGCTTTATTAGATCATTAAATAATAGAACTGCTATTATTCCTTTAAGCGGTGGATTTGATTCAAGATTAATTGCTGTAATGTTAAAAAAACACAATTACAAAAATGTAATTTGTTATACCTATGGAAGAAAAGATAGTTTTGAAATTAAAAATTCTAAAAAAACTGCAGAAGTATTAGGTTTTAAATGGCTTTTTATTGAATACGATTCTCAAATAATCAACAATTATTTAGAAACAAATGAATTTAAAGAATACGCACATTTTGCAGGAAAGTTATCTTCTATGCCATATTTACAAGAGTATTTTGCTGTAAAACATTTAAAAGACAATAAAGTTATCCCCAAAAACGCCATCTTTATTCCTGGTTATGCAGGAGATTTTTTAGGTGGCAGTCAGTTTCTAAAAGTAATTCCAGAAAAATTAGAACACAATAAAATTGTTGATTTAATTATTTCAAAAAAATATTCTAATTTTAAACTTACCATTTCTAATAAAAAAAGGATAAAAAAAGAAGTTGAAAAAACATTATTAGATTTTGATACAAACTATTTAAAAAAAATTCCTTCATCTGTTTTTGAAGATTTTGATCTTAAAGAAAAAATTGCCAAATACATTTTTAATTCAGCAAATTTTTACACGTATTTCGGGTTTGAACATCGGTTCCCTTTTTGGGATAAAGAATTGTTAGATTTCTTTAAGAAAGTTCCTGTAAAGCACAAAATTATGAAAACTCTTTATGATGATGTTCTAATTAATGAATATTTTAAATCCTATAATGTACATTTTGAACAAGAATTACAACCTTCTGAAAAAAATATTTATGCTCAAAAAATAAAAAACCAAATAAAACCATTTTTACCTACTTATATAAAACAGTACCTCATTCAAAAAAATGATTGGATGAATTACAAACCAATTACAAACCAAATGTTTATTGTAATGGATTCAAATAAACTGAGCGTTCATAAATCATCAAAAAACTACAACGAGATAATTACACAATGGTACATTTATTATTCTAAAAACAAGATAAAATAA
- a CDS encoding GNAT family N-acetyltransferase, translating to MVTIKKISLQELESYVNSKEFINLQNKPISKARVRSYINNPRAHKNDIVLFMAFKEHQIIGYRTVWADIFYNQEKKVSFGWLSGSWVHPEFRRKGVSTLIFNEVLKDWDYKLMYTNYSETSKLLYDKTTQFKLLYSLTGTRYYIRFSLADILPPKRRIFELTKRFWSFVDEVLNFIFDLRFTFKNQTNNKNIQVKVNEVWNEDIVVFLENFNNNLFKRSEKEFQWIQSFPWILTSEEVKQENKSYFFSCYANQFESDFYTIYNKDQQLISCLMITIRDGHLKIPYSYSTNEYMNEISSFIVDICLQKKVKTIVVYNHELEEKLNQKLFFIKKKTFNQKYFVTNKLSSSILKYTISIQTGDGDVVFT from the coding sequence ATGGTTACTATCAAAAAAATTTCACTTCAAGAATTGGAGAGCTATGTAAATTCTAAGGAGTTTATCAACCTACAAAACAAGCCAATATCAAAAGCTAGGGTAAGATCGTATATAAATAATCCTAGAGCTCATAAAAATGATATTGTGTTGTTTATGGCTTTTAAAGAGCACCAAATTATTGGATATAGAACTGTTTGGGCAGATATATTTTATAATCAAGAAAAAAAAGTGTCTTTTGGTTGGTTAAGTGGAAGCTGGGTACATCCAGAGTTTCGTAGAAAAGGAGTTTCAACACTCATTTTTAATGAAGTTTTAAAAGATTGGGATTACAAATTAATGTACACAAATTACTCTGAGACCTCTAAGTTATTGTATGATAAAACAACGCAATTTAAATTGTTATACAGTTTAACAGGAACAAGATATTATATTCGATTTAGTCTTGCTGATATTTTACCACCAAAAAGAAGAATATTCGAGTTAACAAAAAGGTTTTGGTCCTTTGTTGATGAGGTTTTAAATTTCATTTTTGATCTTCGATTTACTTTTAAAAATCAAACTAATAATAAAAATATTCAAGTAAAGGTTAATGAAGTTTGGAATGAAGATATTGTAGTTTTTCTTGAGAATTTTAATAATAATTTATTTAAAAGAAGTGAAAAAGAGTTTCAATGGATTCAAAGTTTTCCTTGGATTTTAACGAGTGAAGAGGTAAAACAAGAAAATAAGAGTTATTTTTTTTCTTGTTATGCAAATCAATTTGAATCTGATTTTTACACAATTTATAACAAAGATCAGCAATTGATTTCATGTTTAATGATTACAATAAGAGATGGTCATTTAAAAATACCTTATTCATATTCTACAAATGAATATATGAATGAAATTTCAAGCTTTATTGTTGATATTTGTCTCCAGAAAAAGGTAAAAACAATTGTTGTATACAATCATGAATTGGAGGAGAAATTAAACCAGAAGCTTTTTTTTATAAAGAAAAAGACATTTAATCAAAAGTACTTTGTAACAAATAAATTGAGTAGTTCTATTTTAAAGTACACCATTTCGATTCAAACCGGAGATGGTGATGTGGTTTTTACTTAA
- a CDS encoding CapA family protein, with protein sequence MILTFTGDISITGSFKEKIKSNAEIFSKNITDELIKSDFVIGNLEGPTTTSKKYHNYNTPLKSPVNSIDYLNKRNISIFNLANNHILDYGELGLQHTISAIKNEKCSYFGADMSKEKAITPLIIKKDGISIALFGIAECNPKKNDKGYVFNADEFLDFKKQLNTYKSKVNFIFVNFHGGEEYTLYPSTVKRNFLKKIAALDEVSCVIAHHSHTLQGYEKHKNTFIFYSLGNFIFDIPNHKPYKETNNSALLKFHFTKNNFTFKFIPYLINKGKIDSVDSKEFQEKIEELCNFSNYKTKWQKEAYRILFRKENPKLIETINDKSSLQNKSFLAILISKKFYTKVLSILKDKYQFSLYSSAIIYKIKKKFI encoded by the coding sequence TGAGATTTTTTCTAAGAACATTACTGATGAGTTAATAAAATCTGATTTTGTTATTGGTAATTTAGAAGGACCTACAACAACTTCTAAGAAATATCACAATTACAACACACCTCTTAAAAGTCCTGTTAACAGTATTGATTATTTAAATAAAAGAAATATTTCTATATTTAATTTAGCTAATAATCATATTCTAGATTATGGTGAATTAGGATTACAACACACAATATCTGCTATTAAAAATGAAAAATGCAGCTATTTTGGTGCAGATATGTCAAAAGAAAAAGCAATTACACCATTAATTATAAAAAAGGATGGAATTTCAATTGCACTTTTTGGTATTGCAGAATGTAACCCTAAAAAAAATGACAAAGGATACGTTTTTAATGCTGATGAATTTTTAGACTTTAAAAAACAATTAAACACCTATAAAAGCAAGGTCAATTTTATTTTCGTGAATTTTCATGGAGGAGAAGAATATACCTTATACCCCTCTACTGTAAAAAGAAATTTTCTTAAAAAAATTGCAGCATTAGATGAAGTTAGCTGTGTTATTGCGCATCATTCTCATACATTACAAGGTTATGAAAAACATAAAAATACCTTTATATTTTATTCTTTAGGTAATTTTATTTTTGATATCCCAAACCACAAACCCTATAAAGAAACTAACAATAGCGCACTATTAAAGTTTCATTTCACAAAAAATAACTTTACATTTAAGTTTATTCCTTACCTTATTAATAAAGGAAAAATTGATTCCGTAGACTCTAAAGAGTTTCAAGAAAAAATAGAAGAATTATGTAATTTCTCTAATTATAAAACAAAGTGGCAAAAAGAAGCATATAGAATCTTATTTAGAAAAGAAAACCCTAAATTGATAGAAACAATTAACGATAAAAGTTCTTTGCAAAACAAATCATTTTTAGCAATATTAATATCTAAGAAATTTTACACTAAAGTTTTATCAATCCTAAAAGATAAATATCAATTTTCGTTATATTCTAGTGCTATTATTTATAAAATAAAAAAGAAGTTTATTTAA
- a CDS encoding polysaccharide deacetylase family protein, giving the protein MNPILKKLIAVSNQRVIVPFYHKVSDEKPTFEKSLYPSRKIAEFKNDIDVLGNYFNPISMKEFIEISKSKDELNQNYFHLTFDDGLSNFYKIVAPILKERNIPATVFINSDFVDNKALFFRYKASLLFQVYEKSSVKCKKVFHDFFEGKEAIEEILFAINYNNKHILDELANAVNYSFEEYLETEKPYLSSIQINELIDTGFTVGAHSKSHALYADISFKEQVNQTKESMDWLVQKFNLDDRFFSFPFTDLDVSKEFFTKLSEEKIIDISFGTSGIKKDNIETNFQRIPFEIGNTNAEDYLLKEYMKYFLKIPFKKNKIHRN; this is encoded by the coding sequence AACTTATTGCAGTATCTAATCAAAGGGTAATTGTACCGTTTTATCACAAAGTTTCTGATGAAAAACCAACCTTTGAAAAAAGTTTATATCCATCTAGAAAAATTGCAGAATTTAAAAATGATATTGATGTTTTAGGTAATTATTTCAATCCTATTTCTATGAAAGAATTTATAGAAATTTCTAAATCTAAGGATGAATTAAATCAGAATTACTTTCACTTAACTTTTGATGATGGTCTTTCTAACTTCTACAAAATAGTCGCTCCAATTTTAAAAGAAAGAAATATACCTGCAACTGTTTTTATAAACTCAGATTTTGTTGATAATAAAGCGCTTTTCTTTAGATATAAAGCTAGTTTATTATTTCAAGTTTATGAAAAATCATCCGTAAAATGTAAAAAAGTATTTCATGATTTTTTTGAAGGTAAAGAAGCTATAGAAGAAATTTTGTTTGCAATTAATTATAACAATAAACATATTTTAGATGAATTAGCAAATGCTGTTAATTATAGTTTTGAGGAATATCTAGAAACGGAGAAACCTTACTTATCTTCTATTCAAATTAATGAATTGATAGATACGGGGTTTACTGTTGGGGCACACTCTAAGAGCCATGCTTTGTATGCAGATATTAGTTTTAAGGAACAAGTTAACCAAACTAAAGAAAGTATGGATTGGTTGGTTCAGAAGTTTAATTTAGACGATCGTTTTTTTTCCTTTCCGTTTACAGATTTAGATGTTTCTAAAGAGTTTTTTACCAAACTATCAGAAGAAAAAATAATAGATATTAGTTTTGGTACATCCGGAATTAAAAAAGATAATATTGAAACTAATTTTCAAAGAATACCTTTTGAAATAGGAAACACAAATGCAGAAGACTATTTGTTAAAAGAATACATGAAATATTTTTTGAAGATTCCTTTTAAAAAAAATAAGATACATAGAAATTAA